Within the Zea mays cultivar B73 chromosome 10, Zm-B73-REFERENCE-NAM-5.0, whole genome shotgun sequence genome, the region TCAAACTAACCTGCTCTACGTACGTACGTACACGTACTCACACCAGCTGCCATGGCGACGTTCTCGCGCTTCATCCCGACGGTGAAGGCGCGGTTCGACTACGGCGTCACCATATTCATCCTCACCTACAGCCTGGTAGCCGTGTCGGGCTACCGCGTCGACGCGCTCCTGGCGATGGCGCAGCAGCGGATGTGCACCATCGCCATCGGCGTCTCCATGTGCATCGCCATCTGCGCGCTCATCTGCCCCGTGTGGGCCGGCCAGGAGCTGCACCGCGCCACCGTGCGCAACATGGACAGGCTCGCCGACGCCGTGGAGGCCTGCGTCGATGACTACTtcgccgccggcgccggcgcggaGGCGAGCTCCAAGCCCAACACGAAGGCGGACGAGGGGTACAAGTGCGTGCTCAACTCCAAGGCGTCCGAGGACGCGCAGGCCAACCTGGCGCGGTGGGAGCCCGCGCACGGCCGGTTCGCCTTCCGCCACCCGTACGACCAGTACAGGAGCGTCGGCGCCGCCATGCGCCACTGCGCCTACTGCGTGGAGGCCCTGCGCGGCTGCGTCCGCTCATCGGCGGCGGCGCCCTGCCACGCCAGCAGGCGGCACCTGGCCGGCGCGTGCACGCGGGTGGCGGGGCAGTGCGCGGCGGTGCTCCGCGCGGCGTCGACCTCCGTGAACACGATGGCGGCGCCGTCGCGGGGCCTGGACTTGGCCGTGCTGGAGATGGGCGCCGCCGTGGAGGAGCTGCAGGCCGACCTGAGGACGCTCCCGTCCAGCCTGCTGCTTGCTGCCGAGGCAACGGCGGCGGCGGAGCCCGCGGCTCCGACGACGATGGTAATGGTAGGCGCGGCACAGCTGTTCACCATCGCCTCGCTGCTGGTAGAGGTGTCCGTGAGGATCGAGGGCGTCGTGGACGCCGTCGACACGCTGGCGAACCTCGCGGGCTTCGACCTCGAGTCAGCAGGCGACGAAAACGAGAAGCCTGCAGAGCCCGCGAAAAACGTGACCGAACAGTCGGAAGGGAATAATAACGGGTCGACGACGATGAAGATGCCAGCTTGAGCAGGCCTTGCTAATTGGATTATCGCGACCAGAATTCAGTCCACAGCGGCCGGTACATACCGAAGATGACGATGAGTCGAGCCCACTCTGGCAGCTGGCCAGATTTTCATACTCGCTCGATCGATCTGATGCGTGCCCTTGGAAATAACCCTCATGTTTCCAATGCATTCAAAGTTCAAACCAGACCTAACATGAAGGGAATAATCACGTACGGAGTCTGATTCAGAATAGTACGGTGTCATCCATCGCCACCGATTGTAAGGGATGTGAGACCATTATTCCTCATTCCTTAAGCTTAATTGCTCGTAAAGGATGAAGAGCAAACGATGGTAGATGCACACATATTTCATTTCCGGCAACCATAACAAGTTGTGGTTAGGTTCAAATTTAACTAAGATTGGTTTGTCAGCAGCGACCTAGCTAATCCTGAAAACCTAACACGTAACGGTGTAAAAGGGCAGCTTTGGGCCAATGGAAAATGCTTGATCATCATTTGCTGAAACGCTCTCTTAATATAAAAATCCTAATCATGAAGTCAGCAGGTAAGCCTAGGTAAGCTAGTGACTTCAATGGTAGATGACGTTATTCTTATGTGGTCAGAGGGGGTGACAGGACACACCTAAAAACTAGAGGGCCTCGAGTTCGACGGGgacaggagaggagaggagagtgaCCAAACTAAGTTTGGTCGGACGAGGACGACAGACAGCCAGGCGAATGAAAGTGGAACCGCCATATACGCAGTTATATATTCAGCTTGCGTTAGTATCAGGAGAAAAGTAACGTCAACAAAATGGTTAAATGGGAGGCAACAAAGTGATACGCACATTTAATGTGAGTACCCATTATATGGAATGTCTGGCTATATGTCGTCGCAAGATACTGTGATATTCATTGTGAACTTTGCTTCTGTGGAACACCAACGGTTGCTTGGATATTATTTACATTCAATCAACTAGTTAGGTGATCTTGCTTTTGCTATGTAGAAAAAAAAGTTTTCTATAGGAAAGTACATATCTTTGTTGTCGTCATTCCGTTGGCGATGACATTGACGGAAGTAGTGCTGGGAATTGGGTCGGGCTAGGTCAGTCTCACCCAAGCTCATCGTGCTTCGTGCCAAACAGGTTCGGGCCAGGAA harbors:
- the LOC103641964 gene encoding aluminum-activated malate transporter 10 codes for the protein MEMAAAAKGRPISAPPEWRVTVPEGASVAVEHEAAACRAARAWAWLVSCVLAFWDRGLGFGRRVWRIGADDPRRAVHGLKVGLALTLVSVFYYSRTLYDGVGGAAMWAVLTVVVVFEYTVGGCVYKGFNRAFATASAGAVALGVHWIASKSGDKLQPFITSGSVFLLAAMATFSRFIPTVKARFDYGVTIFILTYSLVAVSGYRVDALLAMAQQRMCTIAIGVSMCIAICALICPVWAGQELHRATVRNMDRLADAVEACVDDYFAAGAGAEASSKPNTKADEGYKCVLNSKASEDAQANLARWEPAHGRFAFRHPYDQYRSVGAAMRHCAYCVEALRGCVRSSAAAPCHASRRHLAGACTRVAGQCAAVLRAASTSVNTMAAPSRGLDLAVLEMGAAVEELQADLRTLPSSLLLAAEATAAAEPAAPTTMVMVGAAQLFTIASLLVEVSVRIEGVVDAVDTLANLAGFDLESAGDENEKPAEPAKNVTEQSEGNNNGSTTMKMPA